The following coding sequences lie in one Pectobacterium sp. A5351 genomic window:
- a CDS encoding ABC transporter substrate-binding protein, translated as MQKEIAHTIAPSSHSHRLRPSRLTTLLTGALLLGTLSVMTGAQAAIDLKANQQPIHVPKNAEAIAQIPADFKFVTPGKFTVAIAALGSSPPLAFLADDNKTVVGSEPDIARLVADSLGLELNIVPTSWEDWPLGVTSGKYDAAIINITVTKERKEKFDFATYRIDSLGFYVKSTSKIQSINEAKDIAGLKIIVGSGTNQEAVLLAWDKQNRANGLPAFQPIYVTDDAAANLSLQSGRSDAYFGPNVIGAYKAELTGKVKHVGTVNGGYPNVAHIAVTTRKGSGLVQPINTALNGVIKSGEYDQVLNRWGESIERIDRSEINPPGLGD; from the coding sequence ATGCAAAAAGAGATTGCCCACACCATCGCACCGTCATCCCACTCACATCGCCTGCGTCCATCGCGTTTGACAACGTTACTGACGGGAGCGTTGCTGCTCGGTACGCTGTCCGTGATGACTGGCGCACAGGCGGCTATCGACCTGAAAGCCAATCAGCAGCCGATCCACGTACCGAAGAACGCGGAAGCTATCGCGCAAATTCCGGCTGATTTTAAATTTGTCACACCGGGCAAATTCACCGTGGCGATTGCCGCGCTGGGATCGTCACCGCCGCTGGCGTTTCTGGCCGACGATAACAAAACCGTGGTGGGCAGCGAACCGGATATCGCCCGACTGGTGGCCGACAGCCTCGGGCTGGAGCTGAACATCGTCCCCACCTCATGGGAAGACTGGCCGCTTGGCGTGACTTCCGGCAAGTATGACGCCGCCATCATCAACATTACCGTCACCAAAGAGCGTAAAGAAAAATTCGATTTCGCCACCTACCGCATAGACTCGCTGGGTTTCTATGTGAAATCCACCAGTAAGATTCAGTCCATCAACGAAGCGAAAGATATCGCCGGCTTGAAGATTATTGTTGGTTCCGGCACCAATCAGGAAGCCGTGCTGCTGGCCTGGGATAAGCAGAATCGCGCCAACGGCCTGCCCGCCTTTCAGCCGATTTATGTCACGGACGATGCCGCCGCCAACCTGAGTCTGCAATCCGGTCGTTCCGACGCCTATTTCGGCCCCAACGTGATCGGGGCGTACAAAGCCGAGCTGACCGGTAAGGTTAAGCATGTCGGTACGGTCAACGGTGGCTACCCCAACGTCGCACATATCGCGGTCACCACGCGCAAAGGCAGCGGACTGGTTCAGCCAATTAATACCGCGCTGAACGGCGTGATTAAAAGTGGCGAATACGACCAGGTGCTAAACCGCTGGGGCGAAAGCATCGAACGTATTGACCGTTCAGAAATCAATCCGCCGGGACTGGGCGATTAA
- a CDS encoding IS110 family transposase, translating to MNNYTPVGVDIAKHLIQVHFIDKHSGEVVDKQLRRQDVLTFFSNREPCLIGMEACGGSQHWARELKKLGHQVRLLQAKFVKAFLMGNKNDVMDSRAIWMAVQQPGRGIAVKSEEQQAVLALHRMRRQWVKFRTAQTNALHGLLLEFGETVRKGRTALDKALPVALERLKNRLPLFLIAQIEEQHRRLSELDAQINGMEQQLMALAKQNETCRRLMAIPGVGPLIATAAVATMGEAHAFRSGREFAAYVGLVPKQTGTGGKVRLLGISKRGDTYLRTLFIHGARAASLLSKEPGPWITELKKRRPTSVAVVAMANKLARTVWAVAAHEREYRKDYVSIRPY from the coding sequence ATGAATAACTATACCCCTGTTGGCGTTGATATCGCAAAACACCTGATTCAGGTTCACTTCATCGACAAACATAGCGGCGAAGTGGTGGATAAACAGCTGAGACGTCAGGATGTTCTGACCTTCTTCAGCAACCGTGAGCCCTGCCTGATTGGTATGGAAGCCTGTGGTGGCTCTCAGCACTGGGCCCGGGAGTTGAAAAAACTCGGTCATCAGGTTCGCCTGCTTCAGGCGAAATTCGTCAAAGCGTTCCTTATGGGCAACAAGAACGACGTCATGGACTCCCGCGCCATATGGATGGCGGTCCAGCAACCGGGACGGGGGATAGCCGTAAAGAGCGAAGAGCAGCAGGCCGTTCTGGCACTGCATCGCATGCGCCGCCAGTGGGTGAAGTTCCGCACCGCGCAGACCAATGCCCTGCATGGCTTACTGCTCGAATTTGGTGAAACAGTACGCAAAGGACGTACCGCGCTGGACAAAGCTCTGCCCGTGGCGCTGGAGAGGCTGAAAAACCGCCTGCCGCTGTTCCTCATCGCCCAGATTGAAGAGCAGCACCGTCGGTTGAGTGAGCTGGATGCTCAGATTAACGGCATGGAGCAACAACTGATGGCGCTGGCGAAACAGAACGAGACCTGCCGACGGCTGATGGCTATACCCGGCGTAGGGCCACTGATAGCCACGGCGGCGGTGGCTACGATGGGCGAGGCTCATGCGTTCCGGTCGGGACGGGAGTTCGCGGCCTATGTCGGACTCGTCCCGAAACAGACCGGCACTGGCGGCAAGGTTCGCCTGCTGGGGATAAGCAAACGCGGTGACACCTACCTGCGTACGCTGTTTATCCACGGGGCACGGGCGGCATCGTTGCTAAGTAAGGAGCCTGGGCCGTGGATAACAGAGCTGAAGAAACGCAGACCGACCAGCGTGGCGGTGGTGGCGATGGCCAACAAACTGGCGCGCACGGTGTGGGCGGTGGCGGCGCACGAACGGGAGTACCGGAAAGATTACGTCAGCATCAGGCCGTATTAA
- a CDS encoding amino acid ABC transporter permease produces MTQSLHTSSQPPLSQAQDAPLRIVPARYPFRFAGALFSLFIFAGIIQSIALNPRWEWAVFAEWFFNPVILTGLGQTLLLTVLGTLFSIIFGTALALARLSPSYLLSTLSWLYIWLFRSLPLILVLIILYNFSYLYDELALGIPFTSIVFLNYPTIDLLDQFSVAVLGLTLVQSAYTAEIIRGGILGVDAGQFEASAALGLPGGRRTVRIILPQALRSILPTGFNEIISLAKGTSIVYVLALPELFYTVQVIYNRTQQVIPLLMVATIWYLLITTVLSVIQYYVERYVSRGAVREMPPTPRQRFVRFLTRKRAR; encoded by the coding sequence ATGACACAATCTCTACACACGTCTTCTCAGCCGCCTCTGAGCCAGGCACAGGACGCGCCGTTACGCATCGTGCCGGCACGTTATCCCTTTCGTTTTGCTGGCGCGCTGTTTTCGCTGTTCATTTTTGCCGGCATTATTCAGTCGATCGCGCTGAATCCGCGCTGGGAATGGGCGGTCTTTGCCGAGTGGTTTTTTAATCCCGTGATCCTCACCGGGCTGGGGCAAACACTGCTGCTAACCGTCCTGGGCACATTATTCAGCATCATTTTCGGCACCGCACTGGCGCTGGCCCGCCTTTCGCCGTCTTATCTGCTGTCCACCCTGTCGTGGCTCTATATCTGGCTGTTCCGATCGCTGCCGCTGATTCTGGTGCTGATCATTCTCTACAATTTCTCGTACCTCTATGACGAGCTGGCGCTAGGGATTCCGTTTACCTCCATCGTCTTCCTGAACTATCCGACGATTGACTTACTGGATCAATTTTCCGTCGCCGTGCTTGGCCTGACGCTGGTGCAGTCCGCCTATACGGCAGAGATTATTCGCGGCGGTATTCTTGGCGTAGATGCCGGACAGTTTGAAGCCTCCGCCGCGCTCGGGCTGCCCGGTGGTCGCCGCACGGTACGCATCATTCTGCCGCAGGCGCTGCGTTCGATTCTGCCTACGGGTTTCAACGAGATCATCAGTCTGGCAAAAGGTACGTCGATCGTTTACGTGCTGGCGCTGCCGGAGCTGTTCTACACCGTTCAGGTCATCTACAACCGTACCCAGCAGGTCATTCCGCTGCTGATGGTCGCCACCATCTGGTATCTGCTGATCACCACGGTGCTATCCGTCATCCAATACTACGTGGAACGCTATGTATCCCGCGGTGCCGTGCGTGAAATGCCGCCAACGCCGCGCCAGAGGTTCGTCCGTTTCCTGACGCGCAAGCGCGCCCGTTAA
- the urtB gene encoding urea ABC transporter permease subunit UrtB, with product MADIAMMSCRLSTFVLSLCLMLPLLAQAGPAADFAAANRTQQAELLQQWAAAPDPARLPLLQALRDESVVLDQNQQAFRDVQGTLTPLEGHVEPVGATKKLFMNNRLRVLIATALASHQLVSDDAATRLNAVRQLQSESTTDQLPLLVQRLEVEKDAQVHDALNTAIATRQLSDPNPLIRLDAVKRLGQTGDPQMQARLQPLTQAQNEPDTGVRAAAQASLDQIKQSLIVGDLLGQAFTGLSLGSILLLAALGLAITYGLLGVINMAHGEMLMLGAYATWLVQSLCQQFAPDWLAYYPLLALPVAFFITAGVGMALERTVIRHLYGRPLETLLATWGISLMLIQLVRMLFGTQNLEVANPAWLSGGLRLLPNLVLPYNRIAVIVFVLGVLLLTWLLLNKTRLGMNVRAVTQNRAMADCCGVPTGRVDMLAFGLGSGIAGLGGVALSQLGNVGPELGQGYIIDSFLVVVLGGVGQLAGTVVAAFSLGILNKVLEPQIGAVLGKIVILVLIVLFIQKRPQGLFAFKGRVID from the coding sequence ATGGCGGACATTGCGATGATGAGCTGTCGATTATCTACGTTTGTGCTGTCGCTGTGTCTGATGCTTCCTCTGCTGGCACAGGCCGGGCCGGCGGCCGATTTCGCCGCGGCCAACCGCACGCAGCAGGCCGAGCTGTTGCAACAGTGGGCCGCTGCGCCGGATCCCGCCCGTTTACCGCTATTACAGGCACTGCGCGATGAATCCGTGGTGCTCGATCAGAATCAACAGGCATTTAGGGATGTGCAGGGGACGTTAACGCCGCTGGAAGGACACGTTGAGCCGGTTGGCGCGACCAAAAAGCTGTTTATGAATAACCGCCTGCGTGTGCTAATTGCCACCGCGCTGGCCTCACATCAGCTTGTCAGCGACGATGCCGCAACGCGTCTGAATGCCGTACGGCAGTTGCAAAGCGAGAGCACTACGGACCAATTGCCGCTGTTGGTGCAGCGACTTGAGGTAGAAAAAGATGCGCAGGTGCACGATGCGCTGAATACCGCGATTGCGACCCGGCAGTTAAGCGATCCCAATCCGCTGATACGTCTGGATGCGGTCAAGCGCTTAGGGCAGACCGGCGATCCACAAATGCAGGCACGCTTACAGCCATTGACGCAGGCGCAAAACGAGCCGGATACCGGCGTACGTGCGGCGGCGCAGGCGAGTCTGGATCAGATTAAACAAAGTTTGATCGTCGGCGATCTGCTGGGGCAGGCATTCACCGGACTGTCGCTCGGCTCTATTTTGCTGCTGGCGGCACTGGGGCTGGCGATCACGTATGGGCTGCTGGGCGTCATCAACATGGCGCACGGCGAAATGCTGATGTTGGGAGCATACGCAACCTGGCTGGTGCAGTCATTGTGCCAGCAGTTTGCCCCCGACTGGCTGGCGTACTATCCGCTGCTGGCGTTGCCTGTCGCCTTCTTCATTACGGCTGGCGTCGGTATGGCGCTGGAACGTACGGTGATCCGTCATCTGTATGGCCGACCGCTGGAAACGCTGCTGGCAACCTGGGGAATTAGCCTGATGCTGATTCAACTGGTGCGGATGCTGTTTGGTACGCAAAATCTGGAAGTGGCGAACCCCGCGTGGCTGTCCGGTGGGTTGCGTCTGTTGCCGAATCTGGTGCTGCCGTATAACCGCATCGCGGTGATTGTATTCGTCCTCGGTGTGCTGCTGCTCACCTGGCTACTCCTCAACAAAACCCGTCTTGGTATGAATGTGCGTGCGGTGACGCAAAACCGAGCGATGGCGGACTGCTGCGGCGTGCCGACCGGGCGCGTCGATATGCTGGCTTTTGGGCTGGGCTCCGGCATCGCCGGGCTGGGCGGCGTAGCGCTGTCGCAGCTAGGCAACGTCGGGCCGGAGCTAGGACAAGGCTACATCATCGATTCCTTCCTTGTTGTGGTGCTGGGGGGCGTTGGGCAACTGGCGGGGACGGTGGTCGCTGCCTTCAGCCTTGGCATTCTCAACAAAGTGCTCGAACCGCAGATTGGTGCGGTGCTGGGCAAAATCGTCATTCTGGTACTGATCGTGCTGTTTATTCAGAAACGGCCACAGGGGCTGTTTGCATTCAAAGGACGGGTGATTGACTGA
- the urtA gene encoding urea ABC transporter substrate-binding protein yields MKRRSLLKVFALSATVVGMGLTWSVQAADTIKVGIMHSLSGTMAISETPLKDVALMTIDEINAKGGVLGKKLEPVVVDPASNWPLFAEKARQLLTQDKAAVVFGCWTSVSRKSVLPVFEELNGLLFYPVQYEGEEMSPNVFYTGAAPNQQAIPAVEYLISEDGGAAKRFFLLGTDYVYPRTTNKILRAFLHSKGVQDKDIEEVYTPFGHSDYQTIVANIKKFSTGGKTAVVSTINGDSNVPFYKELANQGIKATDVPVVAFSVGEEELRGIDTKPLVGHLAAWNYFESVDNPTNADFVEAYKAYAKAKNLPNAGTVVTNDPMEATYVGIHMWAQAVEKAGTTDVDKVRAAMAGQTFAAPDGFTLTMDSTNHHLHKPVMIGEIEENGQFNVVWQTDKPVRAQPWSPYIAGNDKKPDHPIKAAQ; encoded by the coding sequence ATGAAAAGACGTTCATTGCTAAAAGTTTTTGCGCTTTCCGCAACGGTGGTTGGTATGGGGTTGACCTGGAGTGTGCAGGCGGCGGACACCATCAAAGTCGGCATTATGCATTCGCTGTCCGGCACGATGGCGATTTCGGAAACGCCGTTGAAGGATGTGGCGCTGATGACGATTGATGAAATCAACGCCAAAGGTGGCGTGTTGGGTAAAAAACTGGAGCCCGTGGTGGTCGATCCGGCTTCGAACTGGCCGCTGTTTGCTGAAAAGGCGCGTCAACTGCTGACGCAGGACAAAGCAGCGGTGGTGTTCGGGTGCTGGACATCGGTGTCGCGTAAATCGGTTTTGCCAGTGTTTGAAGAGTTAAACGGGCTGCTGTTCTATCCGGTGCAGTATGAAGGCGAAGAGATGTCGCCGAACGTGTTCTACACCGGCGCGGCACCGAATCAGCAGGCGATCCCGGCGGTGGAATACCTGATAAGCGAAGACGGCGGGGCGGCGAAACGCTTCTTCCTGTTGGGTACGGACTATGTGTATCCACGCACCACTAACAAGATTCTGCGCGCGTTCCTGCATTCCAAAGGCGTGCAGGACAAAGATATTGAGGAAGTTTATACGCCGTTTGGTCACAGCGATTACCAGACCATTGTTGCCAATATCAAAAAGTTCTCGACGGGCGGCAAGACGGCGGTGGTGTCCACCATCAACGGTGACTCTAACGTGCCGTTCTATAAAGAGCTGGCAAATCAGGGAATCAAAGCGACCGATGTGCCGGTTGTTGCGTTCTCGGTCGGTGAAGAGGAACTGCGCGGGATCGACACCAAGCCGCTGGTCGGCCATTTAGCCGCGTGGAACTACTTTGAATCGGTAGATAACCCCACCAATGCCGACTTCGTGGAAGCCTACAAAGCCTATGCCAAAGCGAAAAACCTGCCGAACGCGGGCACGGTGGTGACTAACGATCCGATGGAAGCCACCTATGTGGGCATCCATATGTGGGCGCAGGCGGTAGAGAAAGCGGGCACGACGGACGTGGATAAAGTCCGCGCCGCGATGGCCGGGCAGACCTTTGCCGCACCGGATGGCTTTACGCTGACGATGGACAGCACTAACCACCATCTGCACAAGCCGGTGATGATTGGCGAGATTGAGGAAAACGGTCAGTTCAACGTGGTCTGGCAAACGGATAAACCGGTTCGCGCGCAACCGTGGAGCCCGTACATCGCCGGTAACGATAAGAAACCCGATCATCCAATCAAAGCCGCACAGTAA
- a CDS encoding GNAT family N-acetyltransferase, with protein sequence MSNDIFIVTQPEDPIVAPIIDGLFAEYEQRYGDFFGERESDPPGIYQQPHGIFIALLRQGVPIATGAFKRYDNTTAEIKRVWTDNALRRQGLAGKVMQELEQHARRLGYQHFFLTTGFRQPEAVRLYLSYGYTPQFDINVDPVTYSIPPYDGRLPFKKALFNAATPRAARSTEVDLIVRHLKVC encoded by the coding sequence ATGTCCAACGACATTTTCATTGTTACCCAGCCCGAAGATCCTATCGTGGCCCCGATTATCGACGGCCTGTTCGCGGAATATGAACAGCGCTATGGCGATTTTTTTGGCGAGCGGGAAAGCGATCCGCCGGGCATTTACCAGCAGCCGCACGGCATTTTTATTGCGCTGCTGCGTCAGGGTGTACCGATTGCGACTGGCGCGTTTAAACGCTACGACAATACCACTGCCGAAATTAAGCGGGTATGGACGGATAACGCACTGCGCCGTCAGGGGCTGGCAGGGAAAGTGATGCAGGAGCTGGAGCAACATGCCCGGCGGTTAGGTTATCAGCACTTTTTCCTGACCACCGGCTTCCGCCAGCCTGAAGCCGTGCGCCTCTACCTGAGCTACGGCTATACCCCGCAGTTCGACATCAACGTCGATCCCGTGACCTACAGCATTCCGCCTTACGATGGGCGACTGCCGTTTAAGAAAGCGCTGTTTAACGCGGCAACGCCTCGGGCTGCCCGATCAACAGAAGTCGATCTTATCGTTCGCCATTTGAAAGTGTGTTGA
- the urtE gene encoding urea ABC transporter ATP-binding subunit UrtE has protein sequence MLEIAELNQYYGGSHILRGLSFEVKAGEITCLLGRNGVGKTTLLKCLMGLIPAKSGTIRWQGEAINTRKPYQRVQAGIAYVPQGREIFPRLTVEENLLMGLSRFPGKQARQVPDEIYQLFPVLDEMKQRRGGDLSGGQQQQLAIGRALACKPQLLILDEPTEGIQPSVIKEIGAVIRQLAQRGDMAILLVEQFYDFAAELADSYLVMSRGEIIQRGRGETMEQDGVRGLVAI, from the coding sequence ATGTTAGAGATTGCTGAACTGAATCAATACTACGGCGGCAGCCACATCCTGCGCGGCCTGTCCTTTGAGGTCAAAGCCGGCGAAATTACCTGCCTGTTAGGGCGCAACGGCGTGGGGAAAACCACGCTGCTGAAATGCCTGATGGGGCTGATTCCGGCGAAATCCGGCACGATTCGCTGGCAGGGCGAAGCGATCAATACGCGCAAACCTTACCAGCGTGTGCAGGCTGGCATTGCCTATGTGCCGCAAGGGCGGGAAATTTTTCCTCGTCTGACGGTAGAAGAAAACCTGCTGATGGGGCTGTCGCGCTTTCCGGGTAAACAGGCGCGGCAGGTGCCGGATGAGATCTACCAGCTTTTTCCGGTGCTGGATGAGATGAAACAGCGGCGCGGCGGCGATTTGTCCGGCGGGCAACAGCAGCAATTAGCCATTGGGCGTGCGCTGGCCTGTAAACCACAGTTGTTGATCCTGGATGAGCCGACAGAAGGCATACAGCCGTCGGTGATCAAAGAGATTGGCGCGGTGATTCGCCAACTGGCGCAGCGTGGCGACATGGCGATTCTGCTGGTCGAGCAGTTTTACGACTTCGCCGCCGAACTGGCTGACAGCTATCTGGTGATGTCACGTGGGGAAATCATCCAGCGCGGACGAGGTGAAACGATGGAACAGGACGGCGTGCGGGGGCTGGTCGCGATTTGA
- the urtD gene encoding urea ABC transporter ATP-binding protein UrtD, with the protein MFTQPMFAQPHPSDRHRHQTDPVLQLDKINVSFDGFRALTDLSLQIGVGELRCIIGPNGAGKTTLMDVITGKTRPDNGKAFYDQYTDLTMLSPVEIARAGIGRKFQKPTVFGALTVFENLEIALKTDKSVWASLRARLNSEQRDRIDDTLALLRLGHERQRPAGLLSHGQKQFLEIGMLLVQEPHLLLLDEPAAGMTDAETAYTAELFRSLAGKHSLMVVEHDMGFVESIADRVTVLHQGQVLAEGSLREVQANEQVIDVYLGR; encoded by the coding sequence ATGTTTACACAACCCATGTTTGCACAGCCGCACCCGTCGGATCGCCATCGGCATCAGACCGATCCGGTGCTGCAACTCGACAAGATTAACGTGAGCTTTGATGGTTTCCGCGCGCTCACCGATCTGTCGTTACAGATTGGCGTGGGAGAGCTGCGTTGCATCATCGGCCCCAACGGCGCAGGAAAAACCACGCTGATGGATGTCATCACCGGTAAAACGCGACCCGACAACGGCAAAGCGTTTTACGATCAGTACACCGACCTGACGATGCTATCTCCGGTAGAAATAGCCCGCGCGGGAATTGGGCGGAAATTCCAAAAACCGACCGTGTTTGGAGCGCTGACGGTATTTGAAAACCTCGAAATCGCACTAAAAACTGACAAATCAGTGTGGGCAAGCCTGCGTGCCAGACTGAACAGCGAGCAGCGTGACCGGATTGACGACACGTTGGCGCTGCTGCGGCTCGGCCACGAACGGCAACGGCCCGCTGGGCTGTTGTCACACGGGCAAAAGCAGTTTCTGGAGATCGGCATGTTACTGGTACAGGAGCCGCATCTGCTGCTGCTCGATGAACCCGCCGCCGGGATGACCGACGCAGAAACGGCCTATACTGCCGAACTGTTCCGTAGTTTGGCAGGCAAACACTCGCTGATGGTGGTGGAGCACGATATGGGCTTTGTCGAGAGCATTGCCGATCGTGTCACCGTGCTGCATCAGGGGCAGGTGCTGGCGGAAGGGTCGCTGCGCGAGGTGCAGGCGAATGAGCAGGTGATTGACGTTTATCTGGGGCGCTAA
- a CDS encoding amino acid ABC transporter ATP-binding protein — MSEAIDYFAHARTTAQPQAGNAQGLIEIRNVAKHFGQHKALDDINLTLAPGSVTVILGPSGSGKSTLLRTINHLERVDDGFIRIDGDYIGYRRKGNTLYELKEKDILRQRINVGYVFQNFNLFPHLSVLENIIEAPLAHKLYSRQEAEDIAFTLLESVGLRHKAQSYPRHLSGGQQQRVAIARALALKPKVMLFDEPTSALDPELVGEVLDVIKSLARSGVTLVVVTHEIGFAREVADRVVFMVDGKIVESGDSLQVLNHPCHPRTINFLNKVL; from the coding sequence ATGTCTGAAGCCATTGATTATTTCGCTCATGCGCGCACCACCGCGCAGCCACAGGCAGGAAACGCTCAGGGGCTGATCGAGATCCGCAACGTGGCAAAACATTTTGGTCAGCACAAAGCGCTGGACGATATCAATCTGACGCTGGCGCCCGGTTCCGTCACGGTGATCCTCGGCCCGTCCGGTTCGGGGAAATCCACGCTGCTGCGCACCATTAACCACCTTGAGCGGGTGGACGACGGCTTTATCCGCATCGACGGCGACTACATCGGCTACCGCCGCAAGGGGAATACGCTCTATGAGCTGAAAGAAAAAGACATTTTACGCCAGCGCATCAACGTCGGTTACGTGTTTCAGAACTTCAATCTGTTCCCCCACCTTTCCGTGTTGGAGAACATCATTGAAGCGCCGTTGGCGCATAAGCTGTATTCACGTCAGGAGGCAGAAGATATCGCCTTTACCTTGCTGGAAAGCGTCGGCCTGCGCCATAAAGCGCAATCTTATCCCCGCCATCTGTCTGGCGGCCAGCAACAGCGCGTCGCCATCGCCCGTGCACTGGCGCTCAAACCGAAAGTCATGCTGTTTGATGAACCGACATCCGCTCTCGACCCCGAACTGGTCGGTGAAGTGCTGGACGTGATCAAATCACTCGCCCGATCCGGCGTGACACTGGTCGTCGTCACACATGAAATCGGCTTTGCACGCGAAGTCGCTGACCGTGTGGTGTTTATGGTGGACGGAAAAATCGTCGAAAGCGGGGATTCCTTGCAGGTACTGAACCACCCCTGCCATCCACGAACGATCAACTTTTTGAATAAGGTGCTGTGA
- the urtC gene encoding urea ABC transporter permease subunit UrtC, translating to MTQPMTITLTQRAPRLMLGLGSTMLLALLILPFLALLPAENPLAISTYTLTLIGKILCYAIVAVALDLVWGYAGLLSLGHGLFFALGGYAMGMYLMRQAAGEGIPVFMSFLSWTELPWFWAGTQYFAWVLCLIVLVPGVLAFVFGWFAFRSKIKGVYFSIMTQALTYAGMLLFFRNETGFGGNNGFTGFTTLLGFPITATGTRIGLFVATVLLLMVSLLVGFALARSKFGRVLTAVRDAENRLMFCGYDPKGFKLFVWTLSAVLCGLAGALYVPQVGIINPGEMSPTNSIEAAIWVALGGRGTLIGPLLGAGIVNGAKSWFTVAFPEYWLFFLGLMFILVTLFLPRGVIGLLTRKKHD from the coding sequence ATTACGCAACCCATGACGATAACTCTGACGCAGCGCGCGCCACGGCTCATGCTTGGCCTCGGTTCAACGATGTTGCTGGCCTTGCTAATCCTGCCATTTCTCGCGCTGCTGCCCGCAGAGAACCCGCTGGCGATCTCCACCTATACGCTGACGTTGATCGGTAAAATTCTGTGCTACGCGATTGTTGCCGTCGCGCTGGATCTGGTGTGGGGCTATGCCGGGCTGCTGTCGCTCGGTCACGGCCTGTTTTTCGCGTTGGGCGGCTACGCGATGGGCATGTACCTGATGCGGCAGGCTGCTGGCGAGGGAATACCCGTGTTTATGTCATTTCTGTCGTGGACGGAACTGCCGTGGTTCTGGGCGGGAACCCAGTATTTCGCCTGGGTGCTGTGCCTGATTGTGCTGGTGCCGGGCGTGCTGGCGTTTGTGTTCGGCTGGTTTGCGTTCCGCTCCAAAATCAAAGGCGTGTATTTCTCGATCATGACGCAGGCGCTGACCTACGCGGGCATGCTGCTGTTTTTCCGTAACGAAACTGGCTTTGGCGGCAATAACGGGTTTACCGGTTTTACCACGCTGCTCGGTTTCCCTATTACAGCGACGGGGACGCGCATCGGGCTGTTTGTCGCCACCGTGCTGTTGTTAATGGTCAGCCTGCTGGTGGGCTTTGCGTTGGCGCGCAGTAAATTTGGCCGCGTGCTGACGGCGGTGCGTGATGCGGAAAACCGTCTGATGTTCTGCGGCTACGATCCGAAAGGCTTCAAACTGTTTGTCTGGACACTTTCCGCCGTGCTGTGCGGTCTGGCCGGGGCACTGTATGTGCCGCAGGTCGGCATTATCAATCCTGGCGAAATGTCGCCGACCAACTCCATCGAAGCGGCTATTTGGGTGGCGCTGGGCGGGCGTGGAACGCTGATCGGGCCGCTACTCGGTGCGGGCATCGTCAACGGGGCGAAAAGCTGGTTTACCGTGGCCTTCCCCGAATACTGGCTGTTCTTTTTGGGACTGATGTTTATTCTCGTCACGCTGTTTTTGCCGCGTGGCGTGATTGGCTTGCTGACGAGGAAAAAACATGACTGA